A window from Dissulfurirhabdus thermomarina encodes these proteins:
- a CDS encoding serine aminopeptidase domain-containing protein, which translates to MSPLDRPELLARLRPGVSGLPPEAPEGGELLRFAAADGTALAARVWPGDPAEPHILFYPGEGLAAGDLLALAEGFAPLGLTFAAMDWRGSGASGGTPSLDTLPEDASAGLQALLGWKADRGRPGPVVAMGQSLGASAALAAAVRHEADLLALVMESGFRDSTDLFAALGLPAEWAPAPGSDPFDNPALMRGFTKPVLFIHSQRDPVVSPGGLEWVVSESRSKSSRFQIIPGQGRLDIARRLGEAYHALILEFLNHLLGRRPRRRRR; encoded by the coding sequence GTGAGCCCCCTGGACCGCCCGGAGCTGCTGGCGCGCCTGCGGCCCGGCGTGTCGGGTCTTCCGCCGGAGGCGCCCGAGGGCGGGGAGCTGCTCCGGTTCGCGGCGGCGGACGGAACGGCCCTGGCCGCCCGGGTCTGGCCCGGGGACCCGGCCGAGCCCCACATCCTCTTCTACCCCGGGGAAGGCCTCGCCGCGGGCGACCTCCTGGCCCTGGCCGAGGGCTTCGCCCCCCTCGGCCTCACCTTCGCGGCCATGGACTGGCGCGGCAGCGGGGCCAGCGGCGGCACGCCGTCCCTGGACACCCTCCCCGAAGACGCCTCGGCCGGCCTCCAAGCCCTCCTCGGCTGGAAGGCCGACCGGGGCCGGCCCGGCCCGGTGGTGGCCATGGGCCAGTCGCTGGGGGCATCGGCGGCGCTGGCCGCGGCGGTCCGCCACGAGGCCGACCTCCTCGCCCTGGTGATGGAGAGCGGCTTCCGGGACAGCACCGACCTCTTCGCCGCCCTCGGGCTCCCGGCGGAGTGGGCCCCCGCCCCCGGCTCGGACCCCTTCGACAACCCCGCCCTCATGCGCGGCTTCACCAAGCCCGTGCTCTTCATCCACAGCCAGCGCGACCCGGTGGTCTCCCCCGGCGGGCTGGAGTGGGTGGTGTCGGAGAGCCGGTCCAAGTCCTCCCGGTTCCAGATCATCCCCGGGCAGGGCCGCCTCGACATCGCCCGGCGCCTGGGGGAGGCCTACCACGCCCTCATCCTCGAGTTCCTGAACCACCTCCTCGGCCGCCGGCCGCGGCGCCGGCGCCGCTGA
- a CDS encoding TraR/DksA family transcriptional regulator gives MPGDRPPVSAEIPEAELDRLRRDLVARREALWEEIRADLLQNARAEFHDRIRAAATLDDIHDVAPGGGSLLGIFEARKARLEEITAALHRIEAGTFGRCTDCGRRIEADDLRDRPWEPRCAGCRAKAAEAEGGEGEDAG, from the coding sequence ATGCCCGGTGACCGCCCCCCCGTTTCCGCCGAGATCCCCGAGGCCGAACTCGACAGGCTCCGCCGCGACCTGGTCGCCCGCAGGGAGGCCCTGTGGGAGGAGATCCGGGCGGACCTCCTCCAAAACGCCCGGGCCGAGTTCCACGACCGGATCCGGGCGGCCGCGACCCTGGACGACATCCACGACGTGGCCCCGGGGGGCGGATCCCTGCTCGGCATCTTCGAGGCTCGGAAGGCCCGCCTGGAGGAGATCACCGCGGCGCTCCACCGCATCGAGGCCGGCACCTTCGGCCGCTGCACCGACTGCGGGCGGCGGATCGAGGCGGACGACCTCCGGGACCGGCCGTGGGAACCCCGGTGCGCCGGGTGCCGGGCCAAGGCCGCCGAGGCCGAAGGAGGGGAGGGTGAGGATGCCGGCTGA
- a CDS encoding CDP-alcohol phosphatidyltransferase family protein, with protein sequence MRFTANHLTLLRILLLPLPFFLVYGGTWERMAALAAATLLGVTDYVDGVMARRQGVTSLGKLLDPIADKIFVAVIFLPLVDLRILPLWILWPILLREFLVTELRRFGSNAETPLNVTELAKVKTTVQMTGAGVILITATFPERAVPATLLAAALVLAAAAGLARRVRTGAFPRRAWIGMGFVALALAIRLAWDARTSVVIYGGVILAITLVSAAGYVRRALPPLRRAGLPGLLSLLATLSLPLVALGLLPLAPGATGLVLSIVCVEFAAQALDIWALQQGAGDLSWIKIRLLAPAALAALAAGLAWMPVEDAATLYLAFAGAGSFSYALYDFWHHRRLLRRGI encoded by the coding sequence ATGAGATTCACCGCCAATCACCTCACCCTGCTCCGGATCCTGCTCCTCCCGCTCCCCTTCTTCCTGGTCTACGGGGGCACATGGGAGCGGATGGCGGCCCTCGCGGCGGCCACCCTCCTCGGGGTGACCGACTACGTGGACGGCGTGATGGCGCGCCGGCAGGGCGTCACCTCCCTCGGGAAACTCCTGGACCCCATCGCCGACAAGATCTTCGTGGCCGTGATCTTCCTCCCGCTGGTGGACCTTCGCATCCTGCCCCTCTGGATCCTCTGGCCCATCCTGCTTCGGGAGTTCCTGGTGACGGAGCTCCGCCGCTTCGGCTCCAACGCCGAGACCCCCCTGAACGTCACGGAACTGGCCAAGGTGAAGACCACGGTCCAGATGACCGGGGCCGGGGTCATCCTCATCACCGCCACCTTCCCGGAGCGGGCCGTCCCCGCCACCCTCCTCGCGGCGGCCCTGGTCCTGGCCGCCGCGGCCGGGCTCGCCCGGCGGGTCCGGACCGGTGCCTTCCCCCGCCGGGCCTGGATCGGCATGGGCTTCGTGGCCCTGGCCCTGGCCATCCGCCTGGCCTGGGACGCCCGGACCTCGGTGGTGATCTACGGTGGGGTGATCCTCGCCATCACCCTGGTCTCGGCCGCCGGCTACGTCCGGCGGGCCCTCCCGCCGCTCCGGCGCGCCGGGCTCCCGGGGCTCCTTTCGCTCCTCGCCACCCTGTCGCTCCCCCTGGTGGCCCTCGGGCTCCTGCCGCTGGCACCGGGGGCCACGGGCCTCGTCCTGTCCATCGTGTGCGTGGAGTTCGCCGCGCAGGCCCTGGACATCTGGGCCCTCCAGCAAGGCGCCGGGGATCTGTCGTGGATCAAGATCCGGCTGCTGGCCCCGGCGGCCCTGGCGGCCCTGGCCGCGGGGCTCGCCTGGATGCCGGTGGAGGACGCGGCCACCCTCTACCTGGCCTTCGCCGGGGCGGGGAGCTTCTCCTACGCCCTCTACGACTTCTGGCACCACCGGCGCCTGCTGCGCCGGGGGATCTGA
- a CDS encoding deoxyguanosinetriphosphate triphosphohydrolase, which yields MLRRAAPAPAETSPAPATIREEIEARERQVLCPQACLSSATRGRRRPVAPCPIRTAFQRDRDRIVYSKAFRRLKHKTQVFLSPMGDHYRTRLTHTLEVSEIARTIARALRLNEDLTEAIAMGHDLGHTPFGHAGETVLNEIVPGGFSHCQQSLRVVDLLENEGRGLNLTYEVRDGILKHSKGFGEIIPQNLEEWAATQEGRVMRLADVIAYLSHDLDDAIRSGVISAGDVPGHLTDLLGEGHSARITTMIRDVIENTRVEDGEMHLGVSPEMYEAMLELRKFLYDNVYRAARVHGEFEKARKILRDLFEYFLDHPEAFRRENRRLFEGDMDELSESEPYERRVCDFLAGMTDRYAQNLYEKIFIPSPLV from the coding sequence ATGTTGCGTCGAGCCGCCCCGGCGCCGGCCGAAACGTCCCCGGCGCCCGCCACCATCCGAGAAGAGATCGAGGCGCGCGAGCGCCAGGTCCTCTGCCCCCAGGCCTGCCTCAGCAGCGCCACCCGGGGCCGCCGCCGGCCGGTGGCGCCGTGCCCCATCCGGACCGCCTTCCAGCGCGACCGGGACCGCATCGTCTATTCCAAGGCCTTCCGCCGCCTCAAGCACAAGACCCAGGTCTTCCTCTCCCCCATGGGGGACCACTACCGGACCCGGCTCACCCACACCCTGGAGGTCTCGGAGATCGCCCGCACCATCGCCCGGGCCCTCCGGCTCAACGAGGACCTCACCGAGGCCATCGCCATGGGACACGACCTCGGCCACACCCCCTTCGGGCACGCCGGGGAGACCGTGCTCAACGAGATCGTCCCCGGCGGGTTTTCCCACTGCCAGCAGAGCCTCCGGGTGGTGGACCTCCTCGAGAACGAGGGCCGGGGCCTCAACCTCACCTACGAGGTCCGGGACGGCATCCTGAAACACTCCAAGGGGTTCGGGGAGATCATCCCGCAAAACCTGGAGGAATGGGCCGCCACCCAGGAAGGCCGGGTCATGCGCCTCGCCGACGTCATCGCCTACCTCAGTCACGACCTCGACGACGCCATCCGCAGCGGCGTCATCTCGGCGGGCGACGTCCCCGGCCACCTCACGGACCTCCTGGGAGAGGGCCACAGCGCCCGGATCACCACCATGATCCGCGACGTCATCGAAAACACCCGGGTCGAGGACGGCGAGATGCACCTCGGGGTCAGCCCCGAGATGTACGAGGCCATGCTGGAACTCCGGAAGTTCCTCTACGACAACGTCTACCGGGCGGCCCGGGTCCACGGCGAGTTCGAGAAGGCCCGGAAGATCCTCCGGGACCTCTTCGAGTACTTCCTGGACCACCCGGAGGCCTTCCGCCGCGAAAACCGGCGGCTCTTCGAGGGCGACATGGACGAGCTTTCGGAATCGGAGCCCTACGAGCGGCGGGTCTGCGACTTCCTGGCCGGGATGACCGACCGCTACGCCCAGAACCTCTACGAGAAGATCTTCATTCCTTCCCCCCTGGTCTGA
- a CDS encoding SDR family NAD(P)-dependent oxidoreductase gives MLDGKVALVAGAIRGIGRAVAVELARHGVRCVLPYYDWLDELDDLHRAMRAAGPDYLALPADLREEDEAARVVEAAVERFGRLDILVNNVERGGWPVVHGPYVPEQWDLEIRTTVTAKWALFRACLPHLKRREGAAVVNLSSIAGLVGRAGPAGLVFNDGYALANRAIRTLTETWAREGAPEVRVNELMLGFVETRHGPGTRGWGLLAEADREALLAHTLLGRTGRVEEVARMVRFLVAEATFVTGAVIRMDGGYLLGGEPARPWPRGVVAPGEPTFGGGVRPGGKE, from the coding sequence GTGCTCGACGGCAAGGTGGCCCTGGTGGCCGGGGCGATTCGGGGCATCGGCAGGGCCGTGGCGGTGGAGCTGGCCCGGCACGGGGTCCGGTGTGTCCTCCCCTACTACGACTGGCTGGACGAACTCGACGACCTGCACCGCGCCATGCGGGCGGCGGGGCCCGACTACCTCGCCCTGCCCGCGGATCTCCGGGAAGAAGACGAGGCGGCCCGGGTGGTCGAGGCGGCGGTGGAGCGCTTCGGCCGGCTCGACATCCTGGTCAACAACGTCGAGCGGGGCGGCTGGCCCGTGGTGCACGGGCCCTACGTTCCCGAGCAGTGGGACCTCGAGATCCGGACCACGGTGACGGCCAAGTGGGCCCTCTTCCGGGCCTGTCTCCCCCATCTCAAGCGCCGGGAGGGCGCCGCCGTGGTGAACCTCTCGTCCATCGCCGGCCTCGTGGGCCGCGCCGGCCCCGCGGGGCTGGTCTTCAACGACGGCTACGCCCTGGCCAACCGGGCGATCCGCACCCTCACCGAGACCTGGGCCCGGGAAGGGGCGCCGGAGGTCCGGGTGAACGAGCTCATGCTGGGTTTCGTGGAGACCCGCCACGGTCCGGGGACCCGGGGCTGGGGGCTTCTGGCCGAGGCGGACCGCGAGGCCCTCCTGGCCCACACGCTGCTCGGCCGGACCGGCCGGGTGGAGGAGGTGGCCCGCATGGTCCGGTTCCTCGTGGCCGAGGCCACCTTTGTCACGGGGGCCGTGATCCGGATGGACGGGGGCTATCTCCTCGGGGGCGAGCCCGCCCGCCCCTGGCCCCGGGGGGTGGTGGCGCCCGGCGAGCCCACCTTCGGCGGCGGGGTCAGACCAGGGGGGAAGGAATGA
- a CDS encoding YkgJ family cysteine cluster protein — translation MYAPKDRPQVLVPVRLDLDSTFTFACRKGMPCFTRCCRDAGIMLTPYDVIRLKRRLELPSDEFLAIYTVPGHIENTELPIPVLKMLDDEHKTCPFLGDEGCKIYDDRPSTCRYYPIGAGIFHNHDAAGNERFFALVKEGHCLGHDEAQEWTVAQWREDQGLAAYDEVNTGWVELILRRKSLGPFTNIPDKTLQMFFLGSYNVDAFRRFVEESAFLRIYDVPGDRLAAVREDDVAALHLAMDWLKTTLFGEGLLRLRGQVAEAREVEA, via the coding sequence ATGTACGCCCCGAAAGACAGACCGCAAGTCCTCGTACCCGTCCGGCTCGACCTGGACAGCACCTTCACCTTCGCCTGCCGCAAGGGCATGCCCTGTTTCACCCGGTGTTGCCGCGACGCGGGCATCATGCTCACCCCCTACGACGTCATCCGGCTCAAGCGGCGGCTGGAGCTCCCCTCCGACGAGTTCCTGGCCATCTACACCGTGCCGGGGCATATCGAGAACACGGAGCTGCCCATCCCGGTGCTCAAGATGCTGGACGACGAGCACAAGACCTGCCCGTTCCTGGGGGACGAGGGCTGCAAGATCTACGACGACCGGCCCTCCACCTGCCGATACTACCCCATCGGGGCCGGCATCTTCCACAACCACGACGCCGCGGGCAACGAGCGCTTCTTCGCCCTGGTCAAGGAAGGCCACTGCCTCGGCCACGACGAGGCCCAGGAATGGACCGTGGCCCAGTGGCGGGAGGACCAGGGCCTTGCCGCCTACGACGAGGTCAACACCGGCTGGGTGGAACTCATCCTCCGCCGGAAGTCCCTCGGCCCCTTCACCAACATCCCGGACAAGACGCTCCAGATGTTCTTCCTCGGCAGCTACAACGTCGACGCCTTCCGGCGGTTCGTGGAGGAGAGCGCCTTCCTCCGGATCTACGACGTCCCCGGCGACCGGCTCGCGGCCGTCCGGGAAGACGACGTGGCCGCCCTCCACCTCGCCATGGACTGGCTGAAGACCACCCTCTTCGGCGAGGGGCTCCTCCGGCTCCGCGGCCAGGTGGCCGAGGCCCGGGAGGTGGAGGCCTGA
- a CDS encoding MBL fold metallo-hydrolase, translated as MGHATVLLQVAGRNLLTDPHFSGRASPVGWAGPRRVVPPGVPLADLPPIHGVLISHDHYDSLDRPTIQALLRRPGGGATVFFVPLGLGPWLRDLGARRVVELDWWEAATLDGLRVTAVPAKHWSKRALLGRNRTLWAGWVVEAPGLRFYFAGDTGYDPALFREIGRRLGPFDLAAIPIGAYEPRWFMAPYHVTPEEALRIHLDVGARRSVAIHWGTFILTDEPLDEPPRRLARARAAAGLPPGAFVVLRHGETLRLPAPAAQATPGP; from the coding sequence ATCGGCCACGCCACGGTGCTCCTCCAGGTGGCGGGCCGGAACCTCCTCACCGATCCCCACTTCTCCGGGCGGGCCTCTCCGGTGGGCTGGGCCGGCCCCCGCCGGGTGGTCCCCCCGGGGGTCCCGTTGGCGGATCTGCCGCCCATCCACGGGGTCCTGATCTCCCACGACCACTACGACTCCCTCGACCGCCCCACCATCCAGGCCCTCCTCCGGCGCCCCGGCGGCGGAGCCACGGTCTTCTTCGTACCCCTGGGCCTCGGCCCGTGGCTCCGGGACCTCGGGGCGCGCCGGGTGGTGGAGCTGGACTGGTGGGAGGCCGCCACGCTGGACGGCCTCCGCGTCACCGCCGTCCCCGCCAAACACTGGAGCAAGCGGGCCCTCCTCGGCCGGAACCGGACCCTCTGGGCGGGCTGGGTGGTGGAGGCCCCGGGCCTGCGGTTCTACTTCGCCGGCGACACGGGTTACGACCCCGCCCTCTTCCGCGAGATCGGCCGCCGCCTCGGGCCCTTCGACCTCGCCGCCATCCCCATCGGGGCCTACGAGCCCCGGTGGTTCATGGCCCCCTACCACGTGACCCCGGAGGAGGCCCTCCGCATCCACCTCGACGTGGGCGCCCGCCGGTCCGTGGCCATCCACTGGGGCACCTTCATCCTGACCGACGAGCCCCTGGACGAGCCCCCGCGACGCCTCGCCCGGGCCCGGGCCGCCGCCGGGCTCCCGCCGGGGGCCTTCGTGGTCCTCCGCCACGGGGAGACCCTGCGCCTCCCCGCCCCGGCGGCTCAGGCCACCCCCGGCCCATAG
- a CDS encoding TatD family hydrolase produces the protein MEIVDTHAHLADAAFDPDRAAVLDRARAAGVRAVIAVGETLADAERNLALAERHPVLRPAAGLYPGRADAAAAEALAAFIRRRRDRLVAIGEVGLDFRLAADTPARELQRRVFAAFIDLALELDLPLNVHSRSAGRHAVAMLLERGARRVQLHAFDGKAASALPAVEAGYFFSIPPSVVRSRQKQKLVRRLPLSALLVETDSPVLGPRQGERNEPANAALVVAAVAEIKAVAPEAVAEAVLDNTRRLYGPGVA, from the coding sequence ATGGAGATCGTCGACACCCATGCCCACCTGGCGGATGCCGCCTTCGACCCGGACCGGGCGGCCGTCCTGGACCGCGCCCGGGCCGCCGGGGTCCGGGCGGTGATCGCCGTGGGCGAGACCCTGGCCGACGCCGAGCGGAACCTCGCGCTGGCGGAGCGCCACCCCGTCCTTCGCCCGGCCGCCGGCCTCTACCCGGGCCGGGCCGATGCGGCCGCCGCCGAGGCCCTGGCGGCCTTCATCCGGCGCCGGCGGGACCGGCTCGTCGCCATCGGCGAGGTCGGCCTCGACTTCCGCCTGGCGGCGGACACGCCGGCCCGGGAGCTCCAGCGCCGGGTCTTCGCGGCCTTCATCGACCTCGCCCTGGAGCTCGACCTCCCGCTCAACGTCCATTCCCGGTCGGCGGGCCGCCATGCCGTGGCCATGCTGCTCGAGCGGGGGGCGCGGCGGGTCCAGCTCCATGCCTTCGACGGCAAGGCGGCCTCGGCCCTTCCCGCCGTGGAGGCCGGCTATTTCTTCTCCATCCCCCCGTCGGTGGTCCGATCCCGCCAGAAGCAGAAGCTCGTCCGGCGCCTGCCGCTGTCGGCCCTGCTGGTCGAGACGGACAGCCCCGTCCTGGGGCCCCGGCAGGGGGAGCGCAACGAGCCCGCCAACGCCGCGCTGGTGGTGGCGGCCGTGGCGGAGATCAAGGCAGTGGCCCCGGAGGCGGTGGCCGAGGCGGTCCTGGACAATACCCGGCGGCTCTATGGGCCGGGGGTGGCCTGA
- the lepB gene encoding signal peptidase I, with protein MLETMRAADLAKRWLFPPLRRRALLRMVLVAGGAWLVFGHVLLPVRIHGRSMEPTYRDGGFNLVCLLRYRRSPPQRGDVVAVRLAGRRVLLLKRVVALPGETVAFREGRLLVNGRPLPEPYVRFRGSWNLPPRRVRPGHYYLVGDNRSGPMEAHVFGQAPAERIVGGPLW; from the coding sequence ATGCTGGAGACGATGCGCGCGGCCGATCTCGCCAAGCGATGGCTCTTCCCGCCGCTCCGGCGGCGGGCCCTCCTCCGCATGGTCCTGGTGGCCGGCGGCGCCTGGCTGGTCTTCGGCCACGTCCTCCTGCCCGTCCGGATCCACGGCCGCAGCATGGAACCCACCTACCGCGACGGCGGCTTCAACCTCGTCTGCCTCCTCCGCTACCGCCGCTCGCCCCCGCAGCGGGGCGACGTGGTGGCGGTACGCCTGGCGGGCCGCCGCGTCCTCCTGCTCAAGCGGGTGGTGGCCCTCCCGGGCGAGACCGTGGCCTTCCGCGAAGGCCGGCTCCTGGTGAACGGCCGCCCCCTCCCGGAACCCTACGTCCGCTTCCGGGGAAGCTGGAATCTCCCGCCCCGCCGGGTCCGGCCCGGCCACTACTACCTGGTGGGCGACAACCGATCCGGCCCCATGGAGGCCCACGTCTTCGGCCAGGCCCCCGCGGAGCGGATCGTCGGGGGGCCCCTGTGGTGA
- a CDS encoding mechanosensitive ion channel family protein: protein MPLRSWLGRVCLLGVLLAGAAAPPAFAAEPTRGPGPGVPAFPGLDQVVPAATEARAEAAKAKAEILRLHDLRDLERQLDELKARYDLLEKGLAEQGDPAGWSVDRLLDFQGRLEAFTRDARRVLDQVSDRLAELEAIRRAWSDRGRYFRDWEAHLRGSGLRPPPGVFPGVRRAVAGVLADVRRAAVPLVDLQTRVSTVLEAARARAGQLDAVITALRRQTFRKNAPSLFGAKYWRQFTPELRERALQGLVAAARVDLHFLERQGWMIGVQVLVLLALGLFIRRHRDAAGAPEWGFVLDRPWSTAFFLTLAAFSIFYQNPPAFWRLAVWFAGVASGIGLVFGLVRNPYKRAGLVFLAGVLLFSVALQIVSLPLPLYRLYLVAVSLAGVPFFLVLARNNDRFHGGGPTGYARLLRAGALLLGSALAAQCAGWSVLGARLVEATAKSVFLCVFTAMLIRIGRGGIGFLTGRILAARPGVTHRIRQGLEARLRQAFTAVVSVVAFLYFLQVWGLYESPAKAWAAVMGLGVSYGGFSLDLRAVLAAVLALYLAFLGSWGAQAFLEAEVFPRRRLDRGVRDSIRRLLHYALVIVGFVMALGFLGVEMQHFVVLAGALGIGIGFGLQNVVNNFVSGLILLFERPIKVGDTIVQNGEWAVVRRIGMRSTVVETYDQSEIIIPNSQLVSETVVNWTLSTSRARVTLPVGVAYGSDTDEVMRILLEAAAQHPAVLPEPKPYVVFRGFGESSLDFELRCWIGDANRRVETRSDLGLFVDRRFREEGVVVPFPQRDLHLVSVAPEAGWSLRGERNDETGPPVPVKP, encoded by the coding sequence ATGCCGCTTCGGTCATGGCTCGGCCGGGTGTGCCTCCTCGGCGTGCTGCTCGCCGGGGCCGCCGCCCCCCCGGCCTTCGCCGCTGAACCGACCCGGGGTCCGGGGCCCGGGGTCCCGGCCTTCCCGGGGCTCGACCAGGTGGTCCCGGCGGCCACCGAGGCCCGGGCCGAGGCCGCGAAGGCGAAGGCCGAGATCCTCCGGCTCCACGATCTCCGCGACCTCGAACGGCAGCTCGACGAGCTGAAGGCCCGCTACGACCTCCTGGAGAAGGGCCTGGCGGAGCAGGGAGACCCGGCCGGCTGGAGCGTGGACCGCCTGCTCGACTTCCAGGGACGCCTCGAGGCCTTCACCCGCGACGCCCGCCGCGTCCTGGACCAGGTCTCCGACCGGCTGGCCGAGCTCGAGGCGATCCGGCGGGCGTGGAGCGACCGGGGCCGGTACTTCCGCGACTGGGAGGCCCACCTCCGCGGGTCGGGGCTTCGTCCGCCGCCCGGGGTCTTCCCGGGGGTGCGGCGGGCGGTGGCCGGCGTCTTGGCGGACGTCCGGCGCGCCGCCGTGCCCCTGGTGGATCTCCAGACCCGGGTGAGCACCGTGCTCGAGGCGGCCCGGGCCCGGGCCGGGCAGCTGGACGCGGTCATCACGGCCCTCCGGCGCCAGACCTTCCGCAAGAACGCCCCCTCCCTCTTCGGGGCCAAGTATTGGCGGCAGTTCACCCCGGAACTCCGGGAACGCGCCCTCCAGGGCCTCGTGGCGGCGGCCCGGGTGGATCTCCACTTCCTCGAGCGCCAGGGCTGGATGATCGGGGTCCAGGTGCTGGTCCTCCTGGCCCTGGGCCTCTTCATCCGCCGCCACCGGGACGCCGCCGGGGCCCCGGAGTGGGGCTTCGTGCTGGACCGGCCGTGGAGCACGGCGTTCTTCCTGACGCTTGCGGCCTTCTCCATCTTCTACCAGAATCCGCCGGCCTTCTGGCGGCTCGCCGTCTGGTTCGCCGGGGTGGCATCGGGCATCGGGCTCGTCTTCGGCCTGGTCCGTAACCCGTACAAGCGGGCGGGCCTCGTCTTCCTCGCCGGGGTGCTGCTCTTCTCGGTGGCCCTCCAGATCGTCTCGCTGCCGCTGCCCCTCTACCGGCTCTACCTGGTGGCGGTGAGCCTGGCCGGGGTGCCGTTCTTCCTGGTCCTTGCTCGGAACAACGACCGTTTCCACGGCGGCGGCCCCACGGGGTACGCCCGCTTGCTCCGGGCCGGGGCGCTGCTGCTCGGCTCGGCGCTGGCGGCCCAGTGCGCCGGGTGGAGCGTACTCGGCGCGCGGCTGGTGGAGGCCACGGCGAAGTCCGTCTTTCTCTGCGTCTTCACCGCCATGCTCATCCGGATCGGCAGGGGCGGAATCGGCTTCCTGACGGGGCGGATCCTGGCGGCCCGGCCCGGGGTCACCCACCGCATCCGCCAGGGCCTCGAGGCCCGCCTTCGCCAGGCCTTCACCGCCGTGGTCTCGGTGGTGGCCTTCCTCTACTTCCTCCAGGTCTGGGGCCTCTACGAATCGCCCGCCAAGGCCTGGGCAGCGGTCATGGGGCTCGGCGTCTCCTACGGGGGCTTTTCCCTCGACCTCCGGGCCGTGCTCGCGGCGGTGCTCGCCCTCTACCTCGCCTTCCTCGGTTCCTGGGGGGCCCAGGCCTTCCTCGAGGCGGAGGTCTTCCCCCGCCGTCGGCTCGACCGCGGCGTGCGGGATTCCATCAGGCGGCTCCTCCACTACGCCCTGGTGATCGTGGGCTTCGTGATGGCCCTCGGGTTCCTCGGCGTCGAGATGCAGCACTTCGTGGTGCTGGCCGGCGCCCTCGGCATCGGGATCGGCTTCGGGCTCCAGAACGTGGTGAACAACTTCGTCAGCGGGCTCATCCTGCTCTTCGAGCGGCCCATCAAGGTGGGGGACACCATCGTGCAGAACGGGGAATGGGCGGTGGTGAGACGGATCGGCATGCGCTCCACCGTGGTGGAGACCTACGACCAGTCGGAGATCATCATCCCCAACTCGCAGCTGGTCTCGGAGACGGTGGTCAACTGGACACTCTCCACCAGCCGGGCCCGGGTCACGCTCCCGGTGGGGGTGGCCTACGGGAGCGACACCGACGAGGTGATGCGCATCCTGCTCGAGGCGGCGGCGCAGCATCCCGCGGTGCTGCCGGAGCCCAAGCCGTACGTGGTCTTCCGGGGGTTCGGGGAGAGCTCTCTGGATTTCGAGCTCCGGTGCTGGATCGGGGACGCCAACCGGCGGGTGGAGACCCGGAGCGACCTCGGCCTGTTCGTGGACAGGCGGTTCCGGGAGGAGGGGGTGGTGGTGCCCTTCCCGCAGCGGGACCTCCACCTGGTCTCGGTGGCCCCGGAGGCGGGGTGGAGCCTTCGCGGGGAGCGGAACGACGAAACCGGCCCTCCGGTCCCGGTGAAACCATAA
- a CDS encoding DnaJ C-terminal domain-containing protein, whose product MAQKDYYQILGVSRTAGPEEIKKAYRRLALKYHPDRNKGDKAAEERFKEVNEAYAVLSDPERRRQYDSFGSAEFHRHYTRDDIFRNFDFSDVFQDLGFGGDVFGRVMYGGRRAGGVSFDEIFSQLFRTGAGGAAAGAGAARSPRGQDVVLDLVLTPGELLSGGEKVLSIQVGGRPERLSVRIPRGTAPGRRLRIPGKGAPGPGGRGDLYLRIGVAGDGRFRVDGADVEIDQVLPFSRVCTGTDIEVPTVDGGKVRLRVPAGTQCGQRLRLRGKGLPRSGGGRGDQFVRILVEVPKHLTRAQRELLDRLAAEGL is encoded by the coding sequence ATGGCCCAGAAGGACTACTACCAGATACTCGGGGTGTCGCGGACCGCCGGCCCGGAGGAGATCAAGAAGGCCTACCGGCGCCTCGCCCTCAAGTACCACCCCGACCGGAACAAGGGCGACAAGGCCGCCGAGGAGCGGTTCAAGGAGGTCAACGAGGCCTACGCCGTCCTGAGCGACCCGGAAAGGCGCCGGCAGTACGACAGCTTCGGTTCCGCCGAGTTCCACCGCCACTATACCCGCGACGACATCTTCCGCAACTTCGACTTCTCCGACGTCTTCCAGGACCTCGGCTTCGGCGGCGACGTCTTCGGGCGGGTCATGTACGGCGGCCGCCGTGCGGGCGGCGTCTCCTTCGACGAGATCTTCAGCCAGCTCTTCCGCACCGGTGCCGGGGGCGCGGCGGCCGGGGCGGGGGCGGCCCGATCCCCCAGGGGCCAGGACGTGGTGCTGGACCTCGTGCTCACCCCGGGCGAACTTCTCTCCGGGGGGGAGAAGGTGCTCTCCATCCAGGTGGGCGGCCGCCCGGAGCGGCTCTCGGTGCGCATCCCCCGGGGTACCGCCCCGGGCCGCAGGCTCCGCATCCCCGGCAAGGGCGCCCCCGGCCCCGGCGGCCGGGGCGACCTCTACCTCCGGATCGGGGTCGCGGGGGACGGCCGCTTCCGGGTGGACGGGGCCGACGTGGAGATCGACCAGGTGCTCCCCTTCAGCCGGGTCTGCACCGGGACGGACATCGAGGTCCCCACGGTGGACGGCGGGAAGGTCCGGCTCAGGGTCCCGGCGGGGACCCAGTGCGGGCAGCGGCTGCGCCTCCGGGGGAAAGGGCTTCCGCGGAGCGGCGGCGGCCGGGGCGACCAGTTCGTCCGCATCCTGGTGGAGGTCCCCAAGCATCTCACCCGGGCCCAGCGGGAGCTCCTGGATCGCCTGGCCGCCGAGGGTCTCTGA